A portion of the Lathamus discolor isolate bLatDis1 chromosome 5, bLatDis1.hap1, whole genome shotgun sequence genome contains these proteins:
- the NDUFAF4 gene encoding NADH dehydrogenase [ubiquinone] 1 alpha subcomplex assembly factor 4 yields MCRGPAQARLGVAAAAMGARLARVFRTFNVESRARREISREKPSPAPRHPTSLLHELPDHPGIKEEIYRKDDRLLTLLKDVYVQSRDSPARVKDGGGERLPHKQEEKRLTKLGHLGDADVKKVSKGKISIVEAVTLLNNHKLNPQIWTAEKIAAEYSLELKDVNCLLEFFIPFTVQEFPKQTKKAIKST; encoded by the exons ATGTGCCGCGGTCCCGCGCAGGCGCGGCTgggggtggcggcggcggcgatgGGCGCACGGCTGGCCCGCGTGTTTCGCACTTTCAACGTGGAGAGCCGGGCCCGCCGCGAGATCAGCCGGGAGAAGCCCAGCCCCGCGCCGCGGCACCCCACCTCCCTGCTGCACGAGCTGCCCG ACCACCCCGggataaaagaagaaatttacCGGAAGGACGATAGGCTCCTCACCCTGTTAAAAGATGTTTACGTGCAGTCCAGAGATTCACCTGCGCGG GTAAAAGATGGAGGTGGTGAACGTCTTCCACataagcaggaggaaaagagacTTACAAAACTAGGCCACTTGGGAGATGCAGATGTTAAGAAAGTTTCCAAAGGCAAGATTTCCATTGTGGAGGCTGTGACACTTCTTAATAATCATAAACTTAATCCTCAAATATGGACTGCAGAGAAAATAGCAGCGGAATACAGTCTGGAACTGAAGGATGTCAACTGTCTTCTGGAATTCTTCATTCCTTTCACTGTGCAGGAATTTcctaaacaaaccaaaaaagctaTAAAgtcaacataa